A single window of Microbispora hainanensis DNA harbors:
- the rpoZ gene encoding DNA-directed RNA polymerase subunit omega, giving the protein MASSSAYAEGITNPSIDALLDIVDSKYSLVIMGAKRARQINAYYSQLGEGLLEYVGPLVETHAQEKPLSIALREVSEGLLTSEPIEG; this is encoded by the coding sequence GTGGCAAGCAGCTCCGCCTACGCGGAAGGCATCACCAACCCGTCGATCGACGCGCTTCTCGACATCGTCGACAGCAAGTACAGCCTCGTGATCATGGGTGCGAAGCGGGCGCGCCAGATCAACGCCTACTACTCGCAGCTCGGCGAGGGCCTGCTGGAGTACGTGGGGCCCCTCGTGGAGACCCACGCCCAGGAGAAGCCGCTGTCGATCGCGCTGCGCGAGGTCTCCGAGGGCCTGCTCACCTCTGAGCCCATCGAGGGCTGA
- a CDS encoding dihydroorotase — MSTYDLHGGTVNTILIKGARILGGAPGDILLRDGVVAETGDLAGAKADQTIDADGLVALPGLVDLHTHLREPGREDAETVETGTQAAARGGYTAVHAMANTSPVADTAGVVEQVWRLGQEFGHCDVQPVGAVTSGLEGRQLAELGAMADSAARVRVFSDDGKCVSDAVLMRRALEYVKAFDGVVAQHAQEPRLTEGAQLNEGEVSARLGLTGWPAVAEEAIIARDCLLAAHVGSRLHVCHVSTAGSVEIIRWAKSKGWDVTAEVTPHHLLLTDSCAESSPLGPYNPIYKVNPPLRTADDVRVLREALADGTIDCVATDHAPHPVEDKETEWAAAAMGMIGLETALSVVQEAMVETGLLDWAGVADRMSARPARIGRLAGHGRPIEAGAPGNVTLYDPSVRQPVDPSAMASKSRNTPYEGLTLPGRVVATFLRGRPTVLEGKLV, encoded by the coding sequence ATGAGCACGTACGACCTTCACGGGGGAACTGTGAACACCATCCTCATCAAGGGCGCGCGGATCCTGGGCGGCGCCCCGGGCGACATCCTGCTGCGCGACGGCGTCGTGGCGGAGACCGGCGACCTCGCGGGCGCCAAGGCCGACCAGACGATCGACGCCGACGGGCTGGTCGCCCTGCCCGGCCTGGTCGACCTGCACACCCACCTGCGCGAGCCCGGCCGGGAGGACGCCGAGACCGTCGAGACCGGCACCCAGGCCGCGGCGCGGGGCGGATACACCGCCGTCCACGCGATGGCCAACACCTCCCCGGTGGCCGACACCGCGGGCGTGGTGGAGCAGGTCTGGCGGCTCGGCCAGGAGTTCGGCCACTGCGACGTGCAGCCCGTGGGCGCGGTGACCTCCGGCCTGGAGGGCCGCCAGCTCGCCGAGCTCGGCGCGATGGCCGACTCCGCGGCCCGCGTGCGGGTCTTCTCCGACGACGGCAAGTGCGTGTCCGACGCCGTGCTGATGCGCCGGGCGCTGGAGTATGTCAAGGCGTTCGACGGCGTCGTCGCCCAGCACGCCCAGGAGCCCAGGCTGACCGAGGGCGCCCAGCTCAACGAGGGCGAGGTGTCGGCCAGGCTCGGCCTGACCGGCTGGCCGGCGGTCGCCGAGGAGGCGATCATCGCGCGCGACTGCCTGCTCGCCGCGCACGTCGGCTCCCGGCTGCACGTCTGCCACGTCTCCACCGCGGGCTCCGTCGAGATCATCCGCTGGGCCAAGTCGAAGGGCTGGGACGTGACCGCCGAGGTCACCCCCCATCACCTGCTGCTGACCGACTCCTGCGCGGAGAGCTCGCCGCTCGGGCCGTACAACCCGATCTACAAGGTGAACCCGCCGCTGCGCACCGCCGACGACGTACGGGTGCTGCGCGAGGCGCTGGCCGACGGCACGATCGACTGCGTGGCCACCGACCACGCGCCCCACCCGGTCGAGGACAAGGAGACCGAGTGGGCCGCGGCGGCCATGGGCATGATCGGCCTGGAGACGGCCCTGTCCGTGGTCCAGGAGGCCATGGTCGAGACCGGCCTGCTCGACTGGGCCGGCGTCGCCGACCGCATGTCCGCCCGGCCGGCCAGGATCGGCAGGCTCGCCGGCCACGGCCGCCCGATCGAGGCCGGAGCCCCCGGCAACGTCACCCTGTACGACCCGTCGGTCCGGCAGCCCGTGGACCCGTCCGCGATGGCGTCGAAGAGCCGCAACACCCCCTACGAGGGGCTGACCCTGCCCGGCCGCGTCGTCGCGACGTTCCTGCGCGGCCGCCCCACCGTTCTCGAAGGGAAGCTCGTATGA
- the gmk gene encoding guanylate kinase, producing MTDMSRSAGDRAHEAVATSGSRAHGGDSKPRPRLTVLSGPSGVGKSTVVAELRRSHPEVWLSVSVTTRKPRPGEQHGVEYFFADNDEFDRLVASGELLEWAEFAGNRYGTPRGPVLEKLAAGVPTLLEIDLQGARQVRKTMPDALLVFLAPPSWEELERRLRGRGTEPPDVIARRLEMARIELAAEKEFDLTIVNTSVKDVCHRLITLMGNSPS from the coding sequence GTGACCGACATGTCCCGGTCCGCTGGAGATCGGGCCCACGAGGCAGTCGCGACCAGCGGGTCCAGGGCACACGGCGGTGACTCCAAGCCCCGCCCGCGCCTGACGGTCCTGTCCGGTCCGTCGGGTGTGGGGAAGTCCACGGTCGTCGCCGAGCTCCGGCGGTCCCACCCAGAGGTGTGGCTGTCGGTCTCGGTGACAACCCGGAAGCCCCGGCCGGGGGAGCAGCACGGCGTGGAGTACTTCTTCGCCGACAACGACGAGTTCGACCGGCTCGTCGCCTCCGGTGAGCTTCTGGAGTGGGCCGAGTTCGCCGGCAACCGCTACGGCACGCCCAGAGGGCCGGTGCTGGAGAAGCTGGCGGCAGGGGTCCCCACCCTGCTGGAGATCGACCTGCAGGGCGCCAGGCAGGTGCGCAAGACGATGCCCGATGCCCTGCTGGTGTTCCTCGCCCCGCCGAGCTGGGAGGAGCTGGAGCGGCGGCTGCGCGGCCGCGGCACCGAGCCTCCCGACGTGATCGCCCGGCGCCTGGAGATGGCCCGGATCGAGCTGGCGGCGGAGAAGGAGTTCGATCTCACGATCGTCAACACGTCCGTCAAGGATGTGTGCCACCGGCTGATAACCTTGATGGGAAACTCACCTAGCTAG
- the pyrF gene encoding orotidine-5'-phosphate decarboxylase, which translates to MTTPAPIAVALDAPDMETAARWAGLVTPHVSTVKVGLELYLRHGPDVIASVRGASGVQVFLDLKLHDIPNTVGAAARAVARLKPTYLTVHAAGGHAMVKAAVEAAPNIQIAAVTLLTSLSEADLGELGMQGPPTDIARRMAAVAVGAGAQALVCSPREVAAVRAEVGPDVTLITPGVRPAGADTQDQARVATPEHAIAQGADLLVIGRPITGAPDPGAAAAGIAAALRRVSA; encoded by the coding sequence TTGACCACGCCCGCTCCCATCGCCGTCGCCCTGGACGCGCCCGACATGGAGACCGCGGCCCGCTGGGCCGGCCTGGTCACCCCGCACGTTTCGACGGTGAAGGTGGGGCTGGAGCTCTACCTGCGCCACGGCCCCGACGTGATCGCCTCGGTGCGCGGCGCGAGCGGCGTGCAGGTCTTCCTGGACCTCAAGCTGCACGACATCCCCAACACCGTGGGCGCCGCCGCCCGGGCGGTCGCCCGGCTCAAGCCGACGTACCTCACCGTGCACGCCGCGGGGGGCCACGCGATGGTCAAGGCGGCCGTCGAGGCGGCCCCCAACATCCAGATCGCGGCCGTGACGCTCCTGACGTCGCTTTCCGAGGCCGATCTCGGCGAGCTCGGCATGCAGGGACCCCCTACCGACATCGCGCGCCGCATGGCCGCCGTGGCCGTCGGGGCGGGCGCCCAGGCCCTCGTCTGCTCGCCCAGGGAGGTCGCCGCCGTACGCGCGGAGGTCGGCCCGGACGTGACATTGATCACTCCGGGCGTGCGGCCCGCCGGCGCCGACACCCAGGACCAGGCGCGGGTGGCCACGCCGGAGCACGCGATCGCCCAGGGAGCCGATCTTCTGGTGATCGGACGGCCCATCACCGGGGCGCCGGACCCGGGTGCGGCGGCCGCCGGGATCGCCGCCGCGCTGCGTCGCGTGAGCGCCTGA
- the carA gene encoding glutamine-hydrolyzing carbamoyl-phosphate synthase small subunit, giving the protein MTALLVLEDGRVFEGTPYGAVGETFGEMVFNTGMTGYQETLTDPSYHRQIVAMTAPHIGNTGVNDEDPESGRVWVAGYVVREPSRIPSNWRSRRTLDDYLRDQGVVGIAMPGTRALTRHLRERGAMRAGVFSEGGDIDELVERVRRSPGMEGADLAREVSTAEPYVVPARGRKRFTVAAVDLGIKAMTPERMSERGCEVHVLPATVTAADILALDPDGVFFSNGPGDPATADYAVESLREVLDAGVPFFGICFGNQILGRALGLGTYKLRYGHRGVNQPVQDRRTGKVEISAHNHGFAVRAPLDGPFETPYGAAEVSHVNLNDDCVEGLRLLERPAFSVQYHPEAAAGPHDAAYLFDEFCELMERGRERGSGAQRASLPASEARSFGAPPARRSATEDTDDKKGAEGA; this is encoded by the coding sequence ATGACAGCCCTGCTCGTGCTCGAGGACGGACGCGTCTTCGAAGGAACCCCGTACGGCGCGGTGGGCGAGACGTTCGGCGAGATGGTCTTCAACACCGGCATGACCGGCTACCAGGAGACGCTCACCGACCCCTCCTACCACCGCCAGATCGTGGCGATGACCGCCCCGCACATCGGCAACACCGGCGTCAACGACGAGGACCCCGAGTCCGGCAGGGTCTGGGTAGCGGGCTACGTGGTGCGCGAGCCGTCCCGGATCCCGTCGAACTGGCGCTCCCGCAGGACGCTCGACGACTACCTGCGCGACCAGGGCGTGGTCGGCATCGCGATGCCCGGCACCCGCGCCCTCACCCGCCACCTGCGCGAGCGCGGCGCGATGCGCGCGGGCGTCTTCAGCGAGGGCGGCGACATCGACGAGCTGGTCGAGCGGGTGCGGCGCTCGCCCGGCATGGAGGGCGCCGACCTGGCCCGCGAGGTCAGCACGGCCGAGCCGTACGTCGTGCCGGCGCGCGGCCGCAAGCGCTTCACCGTCGCCGCGGTCGACCTCGGCATCAAGGCGATGACGCCGGAGCGGATGTCCGAGCGGGGCTGCGAGGTGCACGTGCTGCCGGCGACCGTCACGGCGGCCGACATCCTCGCCCTCGACCCGGACGGCGTCTTCTTCTCCAACGGCCCCGGCGACCCCGCCACCGCCGACTACGCGGTCGAGTCGCTGCGCGAGGTGCTGGACGCGGGCGTGCCGTTCTTCGGCATCTGCTTCGGCAACCAGATCCTCGGGCGGGCGCTCGGCCTCGGCACCTACAAGCTGCGGTACGGCCATCGCGGGGTGAACCAGCCGGTGCAGGACCGCAGGACGGGCAAGGTCGAGATCTCCGCGCACAACCACGGCTTCGCCGTGCGCGCGCCGCTCGACGGCCCCTTCGAGACCCCGTACGGCGCGGCCGAGGTGAGCCACGTCAACCTCAACGACGACTGCGTGGAGGGGCTGCGCCTGCTGGAGCGTCCCGCGTTCAGCGTGCAGTACCACCCCGAGGCGGCCGCGGGCCCGCACGACGCCGCGTACCTGTTCGACGAGTTCTGCGAGCTGATGGAGCGCGGGAGGGAGCGAGGGAGCGGCGCGCAGCGTGCCTCCCTGCCTGCGAGCGAGGCTCGGTCATTCGGCGCGCCCCCGGCACGACGGAGCGCGACCGAGGACACCGACGACAAGAAGGGGGCCGAGGGTGCCTAA
- a CDS encoding dihydroorotate dehydrogenase electron transfer subunit: MAGSPVQVTGTVLTTRRVDAYHALTVVAPGIADRFRPGHFVTVAVGGRNSSMLTRRAFTIHDVKPDYGGTVELVFGVRGAGTAWLADLRARDTLDLVGPLGRPFPLPRDPCTCVLVGDEHGAAPLFALADALQQRGCRIDFVLGAPSADRVFGALRARRMGETTTLTTEDGSLGMRGTVTDVLPGVIADARADAVYACGPMATLRGVTAVAAEFGIPVQVAVEESMACGIGVCMTCVVPVIGDDGVTRMVRACTEGPVFRGERVRFDDVGTIPFDALGAPGGRHA, from the coding sequence GTGGCCGGGAGTCCGGTTCAGGTCACGGGCACGGTGCTGACGACGCGCCGCGTGGACGCCTACCATGCGCTCACGGTCGTCGCGCCGGGCATCGCCGACCGGTTCCGGCCGGGCCACTTCGTCACGGTCGCCGTCGGAGGCCGCAACTCCTCGATGCTCACCCGGCGGGCCTTCACGATCCACGACGTGAAGCCGGACTACGGTGGCACGGTGGAGCTCGTCTTCGGCGTGCGCGGTGCCGGGACGGCCTGGCTCGCCGACCTCCGGGCGCGCGACACGCTCGACCTGGTCGGCCCGCTCGGCCGTCCGTTCCCCCTGCCCCGCGACCCCTGCACCTGCGTACTGGTCGGCGACGAGCACGGCGCGGCGCCGCTGTTCGCGCTGGCGGACGCGCTGCAGCAGCGGGGCTGCCGCATCGACTTCGTGCTGGGGGCGCCGTCGGCCGACCGGGTCTTCGGGGCGCTGCGGGCCCGCAGGATGGGCGAGACGACCACGCTGACGACCGAGGACGGCTCGCTCGGCATGCGCGGCACGGTGACCGACGTGCTGCCCGGCGTGATCGCCGACGCGCGGGCCGACGCGGTCTACGCGTGCGGGCCGATGGCGACGCTGCGCGGCGTCACGGCGGTCGCCGCCGAGTTCGGCATCCCCGTGCAGGTGGCCGTGGAGGAGTCCATGGCCTGCGGCATCGGGGTCTGCATGACGTGCGTGGTGCCGGTCATCGGCGACGACGGCGTGACCCGCATGGTCCGCGCCTGCACCGAGGGGCCGGTGTTCCGGGGCGAGCGGGTGCGGTTCGACGACGTCGGGACGATCCCGTTCGACGCGCTCGGCGCGCCCGGCGGACGGCATGCCTGA
- the mihF gene encoding integration host factor, actinobacterial type translates to MALPPLTPEQRAAALEKAAKARKERAEVKNRLKHGAVSLAEVLKDGQTDDVIGKMKVSALLESLPGVGKVRAKQLMERLGIAESRRVRGLGANQRASLEREFGGAES, encoded by the coding sequence GTGGCTCTTCCTCCCCTGACCCCCGAGCAGCGCGCCGCAGCTCTTGAGAAGGCTGCCAAGGCACGCAAGGAGCGTGCCGAGGTCAAGAACCGGCTCAAGCACGGCGCGGTTTCGCTGGCTGAGGTGCTGAAGGATGGGCAGACCGACGACGTCATCGGCAAGATGAAGGTCTCGGCTCTGCTGGAGTCGCTCCCTGGCGTCGGCAAGGTCCGCGCCAAGCAGCTCATGGAGCGCCTTGGTATCGCCGAATCCCGCCGCGTGCGGGGTCTCGGCGCCAACCAGCGCGCCTCCCTGGAGCGCGAGTTCGGCGGCGCCGAGAGCTGA
- the carB gene encoding carbamoyl-phosphate synthase large subunit: MPKRTDIRSVMVIGSGPIVIGQACEFDYSGTQACRVLRSEGFRVVLVNSNPATIMTDPEFADATYVEPITPDIVEKIIAKERPDALLPTLGGQTALNTAVALHEAGVLDKYGVELIGADIDAIQAGENRERFKEIVAKVAAERGLNAESARSAICHTMDECLAAAGELGYPVVVRPSFTMGGAGSGFAHDEAELRRIAGAGLDASPTTEVLLEESILGWKEYELEVMRDRNDNVVIVCSIENIDPMGVHTGDSVTVAPALTLTDREYQNMRDVAIAVIREVGVDTGGCNIQFAVDPKTGRMIVIEMNPRVSRSSALASKATGFPIAKIAAKLAIGYTLDEIPNDITKETPASFEPSLDYIVVKVPRFAFEKFAGADQTLTTHMKSVGEAMAIGRSFPEALQKALRSMEKKGSSFTWAGEPGDLDELLEACRRPHDGRLRTMQQAIRAGATPEQIHEVTSVDPWFVDQLFAIDEVARSITALDRPTLELAKRHGFSDAQIAEILGVPEPEVRAARHELGVRPVYNTVDTCAAEFAARTPYLYSTYDEETEVPAGDRPKVIILGSGPNRIGQGIEFDYACVHASFELSRAGYETVMVNCNPETVSTDYDTSDRLYFEPLTLEDVLEVVHAEQETGPVAGVIVQLGGQTPLGLAQALKDAGVPVVGTSPESIHLAEERGAFGRVLAEAGLPAPKHGTATTVEEAQAVAEEIGYPVLVRPSYVLGGAGMAIVYDEDTLGAYMAKAASEHPVLIDRFLDDAIEIDVDALFDGEELYLGGVMEHIEEAGIHSGDSACALPPITLGGFDIKRIRAATEAIARGVGVRGLLNVQYAMASNVLYVLEANPRASRTVPFVSKATAVPLAKAAARLMLGATIAELRAEGMLPAGYDGGTLPLDAPVAVKEAVLPFNRFRGVDTVLGPEMRSTGEVMGIDEFFGTAFAKSQSAAYGALPTKGRAFVSVANKDKRAMIFPVKALADLGFEILATEGTAEVLRRNGVRAKIVRKHSDGTGPDGEPTIVRRILDGEVDLIVNTPFGSPGQGGPRLDGYEIRTAAVSRGIACITTVQGLAAAVQGIQHIVRGDIDVCSLQEHARRLRD; this comes from the coding sequence GTGCCTAAGCGTACGGACATCAGGTCCGTCATGGTGATCGGCTCCGGCCCGATCGTCATCGGACAGGCGTGCGAGTTCGACTACTCCGGCACCCAGGCCTGCCGCGTCCTGCGCAGCGAAGGCTTCCGGGTCGTCCTCGTCAACAGCAACCCCGCCACGATCATGACGGACCCGGAGTTCGCCGACGCCACCTACGTCGAGCCGATCACGCCGGACATCGTCGAGAAGATCATCGCCAAGGAGCGGCCCGACGCGCTGCTGCCCACGCTGGGCGGCCAGACGGCGCTCAACACCGCCGTGGCGCTGCACGAGGCGGGCGTGCTCGACAAGTACGGCGTCGAGCTGATCGGCGCCGACATCGACGCCATCCAGGCGGGGGAGAACCGCGAGCGGTTCAAGGAGATCGTCGCCAAGGTCGCCGCCGAGCGCGGCCTCAACGCCGAGTCGGCGCGCAGCGCGATCTGCCACACGATGGACGAGTGCCTGGCCGCGGCCGGCGAGCTGGGCTACCCCGTCGTGGTCCGCCCGAGCTTCACCATGGGCGGCGCCGGCTCCGGGTTCGCCCACGACGAGGCCGAGCTGCGCCGCATCGCGGGCGCCGGCCTCGACGCGTCCCCCACCACCGAGGTGCTCCTGGAGGAGTCGATCCTCGGCTGGAAGGAGTACGAGCTCGAGGTCATGCGGGACCGCAACGACAACGTGGTCATCGTGTGCTCCATCGAGAACATCGACCCGATGGGCGTCCACACCGGCGACAGCGTGACGGTGGCGCCCGCGCTGACGCTGACCGACCGCGAATACCAGAACATGCGCGACGTCGCGATCGCGGTCATCCGCGAGGTCGGCGTGGACACCGGCGGCTGCAACATCCAGTTCGCGGTCGACCCGAAGACCGGCCGCATGATCGTCATCGAGATGAACCCGCGCGTGTCGCGGTCGTCGGCGCTGGCGTCCAAGGCCACCGGCTTCCCGATCGCCAAGATCGCCGCCAAGCTCGCCATCGGCTACACCCTCGACGAGATCCCCAACGACATCACCAAGGAGACCCCGGCGTCGTTCGAGCCGTCGCTCGACTACATCGTGGTCAAGGTGCCGAGGTTCGCGTTCGAGAAGTTCGCCGGGGCCGACCAGACGCTCACCACCCACATGAAGTCGGTCGGCGAGGCGATGGCGATCGGCCGCTCCTTCCCCGAGGCGCTGCAGAAGGCGCTGCGGTCGATGGAGAAGAAGGGGTCGTCGTTCACCTGGGCGGGCGAGCCCGGCGACCTGGACGAGCTCCTGGAGGCCTGCCGCAGGCCGCACGACGGACGGCTGCGCACCATGCAGCAGGCGATCAGGGCGGGCGCGACCCCCGAGCAGATCCACGAGGTCACGTCGGTGGACCCGTGGTTCGTCGACCAGCTCTTCGCGATCGACGAGGTCGCCCGGTCGATCACCGCGCTCGACCGGCCCACCCTGGAGCTGGCCAAGCGGCACGGCTTCAGCGACGCGCAGATCGCCGAGATCCTGGGCGTGCCGGAGCCCGAGGTGCGGGCCGCGCGCCACGAGCTCGGCGTCCGGCCCGTCTACAACACCGTGGACACCTGCGCCGCCGAGTTCGCCGCGCGCACGCCGTACCTCTACTCCACGTACGACGAGGAGACCGAGGTGCCGGCAGGGGACCGGCCCAAGGTGATCATCCTGGGCAGCGGGCCCAACCGCATCGGCCAGGGCATCGAGTTCGACTACGCCTGCGTGCACGCGTCGTTCGAGCTGTCCAGGGCCGGCTACGAGACCGTGATGGTCAACTGCAACCCCGAGACCGTCTCGACCGACTACGACACCTCCGACCGGCTCTACTTCGAGCCGCTCACGCTGGAGGACGTCCTGGAGGTCGTGCACGCCGAGCAGGAGACCGGGCCGGTGGCCGGCGTCATCGTGCAGCTCGGCGGCCAGACGCCGCTCGGGCTCGCCCAGGCGCTCAAGGACGCGGGGGTGCCCGTGGTCGGCACCTCGCCCGAGTCGATCCACCTCGCCGAGGAGCGCGGCGCGTTCGGGCGGGTCCTCGCCGAGGCCGGGCTGCCCGCGCCCAAGCACGGCACCGCGACGACCGTGGAAGAGGCTCAGGCCGTCGCCGAGGAGATCGGCTATCCGGTGCTCGTGCGGCCGTCGTACGTGCTCGGCGGCGCCGGCATGGCCATCGTGTACGACGAGGACACCCTCGGGGCGTACATGGCGAAGGCGGCCTCCGAGCACCCGGTGCTGATCGACCGGTTCCTCGACGACGCCATCGAGATCGACGTGGACGCGCTGTTCGACGGCGAGGAGCTCTACCTCGGCGGCGTCATGGAGCACATCGAGGAGGCCGGCATCCACTCCGGCGACTCGGCGTGCGCCCTGCCGCCGATCACGCTGGGCGGCTTCGACATCAAGCGGATCCGCGCGGCCACCGAGGCCATCGCCCGCGGGGTGGGCGTGCGCGGCCTGCTGAACGTCCAGTACGCCATGGCCTCCAACGTGCTGTACGTCCTGGAGGCCAACCCGAGGGCCAGCCGTACGGTGCCGTTCGTGTCCAAGGCGACGGCGGTGCCGCTGGCCAAGGCGGCGGCGCGGCTGATGCTGGGCGCGACGATCGCCGAGCTGCGCGCCGAGGGCATGCTGCCGGCCGGCTACGACGGCGGCACGCTGCCGCTGGACGCGCCGGTCGCGGTCAAGGAGGCGGTGCTGCCGTTCAACCGGTTCCGCGGCGTGGACACCGTGCTCGGGCCGGAGATGCGCTCGACCGGCGAGGTCATGGGCATCGACGAGTTCTTCGGCACGGCCTTCGCCAAGTCGCAGTCGGCGGCCTACGGCGCGCTGCCGACCAAGGGGCGGGCGTTCGTCTCGGTCGCCAACAAGGACAAGCGGGCAATGATCTTCCCCGTGAAGGCGCTCGCGGACCTCGGCTTCGAGATCCTTGCCACGGAGGGCACCGCCGAGGTGCTGCGCCGCAACGGCGTACGTGCCAAGATCGTGCGCAAGCACAGCGACGGGACGGGTCCCGACGGTGAGCCGACGATCGTGCGGCGCATCCTCGACGGGGAGGTGGACCTCATCGTGAACACCCCGTTCGGCAGCCCCGGTCAGGGCGGGCCGCGCCTCGACGGGTACGAGATCCGCACCGCCGCCGTCAGCCGCGGCATCGCCTGCATCACGACCGTCCAGGGCCTGGCGGCGGCCGTGCAGGGCATCCAGCACATCGTCAGGGGTGACATCGACGTGTGTTCCCTGCAGGAACACGCCAGGAGGCTGCGAGACTGA
- a CDS encoding dihydroorotate dehydrogenase, giving the protein MTADLRTYLAHVELPNPVLTASGCGGTGRELAQFSDVHRLGAFVTRSITMAPRAGRPTPRMAETPSGLLNAVGLQGPGVEAFLERELPWLAERGARTVVSIGGGTVTEYTALARRLAGVEGITAVEINLSCPNVEDRGRVFARDGAAAAEVVASVRAATPYEVPVIAKLSPDVADIVAVARACVDGGADALAMINTPVGMSIDVDTMRPSLAAGTGGLSGPAVRPLAVRCVWQVHAALPGVPIIGMGGVTTGRDALELVLAGACAVAVGTALFHDPYACPRVLRELEELLQERGFDRLADAVGLAHRPAGAQPRTRTDLEESSL; this is encoded by the coding sequence GTGACCGCCGACCTGCGGACCTACCTGGCCCATGTGGAGCTGCCCAACCCCGTGCTGACCGCCTCGGGCTGCGGCGGGACGGGCCGCGAGCTGGCCCAGTTCTCCGACGTCCACCGGCTGGGCGCCTTCGTCACCCGGTCGATCACCATGGCCCCGCGCGCGGGACGGCCGACGCCGCGGATGGCCGAGACGCCCTCGGGGCTGCTCAACGCCGTGGGCCTGCAGGGCCCGGGAGTCGAGGCGTTCCTGGAGCGCGAGCTGCCCTGGCTGGCCGAGCGCGGAGCCCGCACGGTCGTGTCGATCGGCGGCGGCACCGTGACCGAGTACACCGCGCTGGCACGGCGCCTGGCCGGCGTCGAGGGCATCACCGCCGTGGAGATCAACCTGTCGTGCCCGAACGTCGAGGACCGCGGCAGGGTGTTCGCCCGCGACGGGGCCGCCGCGGCGGAGGTCGTGGCCTCGGTGCGCGCGGCCACGCCGTACGAGGTGCCGGTGATCGCCAAGCTGTCCCCGGACGTGGCGGACATCGTCGCGGTCGCCCGCGCGTGCGTGGACGGCGGCGCCGACGCCCTCGCCATGATCAACACCCCGGTGGGGATGAGCATCGACGTGGACACGATGCGCCCATCGCTCGCGGCCGGCACCGGCGGCCTGTCCGGCCCCGCCGTACGGCCCCTGGCGGTGCGCTGCGTGTGGCAGGTGCACGCGGCGCTGCCGGGAGTGCCCATCATCGGCATGGGCGGCGTGACGACCGGCAGGGACGCCCTTGAGCTCGTCCTGGCGGGCGCCTGCGCCGTCGCTGTGGGCACGGCGCTGTTCCATGACCCCTACGCCTGCCCACGCGTCCTGAGGGAGCTTGAGGAGCTTCTGCAGGAGCGCGGGTTCGACCGGCTCGCCGACGCCGTGGGCCTGGCCCACCGCCCGGCGGGCGCGCAACCACGAACACGCACAGACCTCGAGGAGAGTTCGCTTTGA
- a CDS encoding aspartate carbamoyltransferase catalytic subunit has product MKHHLISTGDLTRDDALLILDTAEELAQVSQRSIKKLPTLRGRTVVNLFFEDSTRTRISFEAAAKRLSADVINFSAKGSSVSKGESLKDTALTLEAMGADAVVIRHSASGAPHRLATWVRGSVVNAGDGTHEHPTQALLDAFSIRRRLGRLEGLKIAIVGDVLHSRVARSNVLLLHTLGAEVTLVAPPTLLPVAVETWPCQVSYDLDAVLPKSDVVMMLRVQLERMNAAYFPSAREYSRRYGLDRERFARLHDDAVVMHPGPMNRGMEISAEVADSPRSTIVEQVTNGVTVRMAVLYLLLGGSEPAIGGAE; this is encoded by the coding sequence ATGAAGCATCACCTGATCTCGACCGGCGACCTCACCCGCGACGACGCGCTCCTCATCCTCGACACGGCCGAGGAGCTGGCGCAGGTCTCGCAGCGGTCCATCAAGAAGCTGCCCACGCTGCGCGGCCGCACGGTGGTGAACCTCTTCTTCGAGGACTCCACCCGGACCCGCATCTCCTTCGAGGCCGCGGCCAAGCGCCTGTCGGCCGATGTGATCAACTTCTCGGCCAAGGGGTCGAGCGTGTCCAAGGGCGAGTCGCTGAAGGACACCGCGCTCACCCTGGAGGCCATGGGCGCCGACGCCGTGGTGATCCGGCACAGCGCCTCGGGCGCGCCGCACCGCCTGGCCACCTGGGTGCGCGGCAGCGTGGTCAACGCCGGGGACGGCACCCACGAGCATCCCACCCAGGCGCTGCTCGACGCCTTCAGCATCCGCCGCAGGCTGGGCCGCCTGGAGGGCCTGAAGATCGCCATCGTGGGCGACGTGCTGCACAGCCGGGTCGCCCGGTCCAACGTGCTGCTGCTGCACACGCTCGGCGCGGAGGTGACGCTCGTCGCCCCGCCGACCCTGCTTCCGGTTGCGGTCGAGACCTGGCCCTGTCAGGTCTCGTACGACCTCGACGCCGTGCTGCCCAAGTCGGACGTCGTGATGATGCTGCGGGTCCAGCTCGAACGGATGAACGCGGCCTACTTCCCCTCGGCGCGGGAGTACAGCCGCCGCTACGGCCTCGACCGCGAGCGCTTCGCCCGCCTGCACGACGACGCCGTCGTCATGCACCCCGGCCCGATGAACCGCGGCATGGAGATCTCCGCGGAGGTCGCCGACTCGCCGCGCTCGACGATCGTCGAGCAGGTCACCAACGGCGTGACGGTCCGGATGGCCGTCCTCTACCTGCTGCTCGGCGGTTCCGAGCCCGCGATCGGAGGCGCCGAATGA